A single region of the Thermoanaerobacterium aotearoense genome encodes:
- a CDS encoding phage tail tape measure protein has translation MAEDVGNLAVKISMDSTGFQNGISAINQQLKVVQSEFKAASAQLGSFGNSTDQLRLKSDSLNKQIDLQKQKVEALEKAYQTSVEKTGENSKASQDLAIKLNNAKAALANMENELQQTNKQLDESTKKQSLFGQMADKLHLNLEGLKTAFGAVGLAAGSFLKDAIEEASEAENANKNLEQTLKSTGDASGMTMESLEGLANSLKKTTTFSDDQIKAGEAMLLTFTNIGKNVFPQATQALLDLSQKMGSDPKEAAIQLGKALNDPVNGLTALRRVGVSFTAQQQEQIKTMVKAGDVAGAQKVILAELNKEFGGQAAAAAQTYDGRLKQMQNSFKEIKETIGTALLPVLTQLAGSLAKILQPIADFIEKNPQFTAAVLSIVAVLGTLIGGLSVINTLAGVFAPLEAALTGMEVEATSLIIPIIGVVAAIAAVAAAAYLIYSNWGTISTFFKNLWNEISTTVTNTWNNIKTFLTNTWNGITTTATNIWGGIGTFFTDLWNGIRDFFVNTWNSIVNSITNIINGFVNFIQTKFGVEIFLLQTAWTNFQTILIDIWNVIKTVVLGVVLLICDLITGDFTKLKEDTVKIFDSVREYFNEIWNAIQQIFTSELLAIELFITGVWNDIINGAKTAWESFKETVTNLWNTIVQGAEDIWNGLINWFKELPSALYNIATDMFDSMKNGVTNTVGSVKTAIVNGISSAIDWIKSLPSEAMEWGKDMINGFINGIKSMISSITNTVKNVANTIRSYLHFSAPDEGPLADYESWMPDFMAGLAKGIEDNKKRVQQAIQGLSADMKVGITSSTTASTVNVASTDGKPVNMTLIIELDSRTLIQKTIENMPRYLRVKGAVR, from the coding sequence ATGGCTGAAGATGTTGGCAACCTTGCGGTTAAAATTTCGATGGATTCGACAGGTTTTCAGAATGGAATATCAGCAATAAATCAACAATTAAAAGTAGTGCAATCAGAATTCAAAGCTGCAAGTGCACAACTTGGATCATTTGGTAATAGTACAGACCAGCTTCGGTTAAAATCAGATAGTTTAAACAAACAAATTGACTTACAAAAGCAAAAAGTAGAGGCTTTAGAAAAGGCATATCAGACAAGTGTAGAAAAAACAGGAGAAAATTCTAAAGCTTCACAAGATTTAGCGATAAAACTCAACAATGCAAAAGCTGCTCTTGCTAACATGGAAAATGAATTACAGCAGACAAATAAACAGCTTGATGAAAGCACTAAAAAGCAAAGTTTATTTGGGCAAATGGCTGATAAATTGCATCTAAATTTAGAAGGGCTTAAGACTGCTTTTGGAGCTGTAGGGTTGGCAGCTGGTAGTTTTCTAAAAGACGCTATAGAAGAAGCAAGCGAAGCGGAAAATGCGAATAAAAATCTTGAGCAGACTTTGAAATCGACCGGTGATGCGTCAGGGATGACGATGGAATCACTTGAAGGGTTAGCAAACAGCTTAAAAAAGACAACGACGTTTAGTGATGATCAGATAAAAGCTGGAGAAGCAATGCTATTGACATTTACGAATATAGGAAAGAATGTATTTCCACAGGCAACGCAGGCTTTATTAGATCTATCGCAAAAAATGGGTAGCGATCCAAAAGAGGCAGCGATCCAGCTCGGAAAAGCATTAAATGATCCTGTTAATGGGCTAACTGCATTAAGACGTGTAGGCGTATCATTTACAGCACAACAACAGGAACAAATTAAGACAATGGTTAAAGCTGGAGATGTAGCAGGGGCGCAAAAAGTTATTCTGGCAGAGTTGAACAAGGAATTTGGTGGACAGGCAGCAGCGGCAGCACAGACATATGATGGCCGTTTAAAACAAATGCAGAATTCATTCAAGGAGATAAAAGAAACGATAGGTACAGCATTGTTGCCAGTATTGACACAGTTAGCAGGTAGCCTCGCAAAAATATTGCAACCTATAGCGGATTTTATAGAGAAAAATCCGCAATTCACAGCGGCAGTATTATCAATTGTAGCGGTTTTAGGCACTTTAATAGGCGGATTAAGTGTTATTAATACATTAGCAGGAGTATTTGCCCCACTTGAGGCGGCATTAACAGGTATGGAAGTTGAGGCAACGTCGTTAATAATACCAATTATTGGTGTTGTAGCAGCAATTGCAGCAGTAGCGGCAGCAGCATATTTGATATACTCGAATTGGGGTACAATAAGCACATTTTTTAAAAATTTATGGAATGAAATATCTACAACAGTTACGAATACATGGAATAATATAAAAACATTTCTCACTAATACTTGGAACGGTATAACAACAACAGCAACGAATATTTGGGGTGGAATTGGCACATTTTTCACTGATTTATGGAACGGTATAAGAGACTTTTTCGTAAACACATGGAATTCAATTGTAAATAGTATTACAAACATCATCAATGGATTTGTAAATTTTATTCAAACAAAATTTGGAGTTGAAATATTTTTATTGCAAACCGCATGGACAAATTTTCAAACAATATTGATTGACATATGGAATGTAATTAAAACAGTGGTTTTAGGTGTTGTATTATTAATTTGTGATTTAATAACTGGAGACTTTACAAAGTTAAAAGAGGATACGGTAAAAATATTTGATAGTGTTCGTGAATATTTTAATGAGATATGGAATGCTATTCAGCAAATTTTTACAAGTGAATTATTGGCTATTGAATTATTTATAACTGGTGTATGGAATGACATAATTAATGGTGCTAAAACAGCATGGGAGAGCTTCAAAGAGACGGTAACTAATCTTTGGAACACTATAGTCCAAGGTGCAGAGGATATATGGAATGGGCTTATAAATTGGTTCAAAGAGTTACCATCTGCCCTTTATAATATAGCAACTGATATGTTCGATTCTATGAAAAATGGGGTAACCAATACTGTTGGAAGTGTAAAAACTGCAATAGTAAACGGAATAAGCAGTGCAATTGATTGGATAAAATCCTTGCCATCTGAAGCTATGGAATGGGGCAAAGATATGATAAACGGCTTTATAAATGGTATAAAAAGCATGATAAGTAGCATTACAAACACAGTCAAAAACGTTGCAAATACAATAAGAAGTTATTTGCATTTCAGCGCACCGGATGAAGGTCCACTTGCAGATTATGAAAGTTGGATGCCTGATTTCATGGCCGGACTTGCTAAGGGCATTGAAGATAATAAAAAGCGTGTGCAACAGGCAATACAGGGACTTTCAGCTGATATGAAAGTAGGTATTACATCATCTACTACAGCTTCTACAGTAAATGTAGCGAGTACAGATGGGAAGCCAGTAAATATGACTTTAATTATTGAACTTGATAGTCGGACATTGATACAAAAAACAATTGAAAACATGCCACGCTATTTAAGGGTTAAAGGGGCTGTAAGATAA
- a CDS encoding GH25 family lysozyme: MKIIDISNHNPVQDATKVKNAGYAGVIVKATEGKTYVDPTFQTNVSKLSQAGMLFGTYHFARPDNNQPEDETTNYYRQIASLTTKLPPILDIEVNCNLGKDALTNWILRFITAMKKLTGKDCIIYTYTSYLNSKLDYSKLQNYNFWIADYGSKEPEIPHIMWQYTNKENVPEIGICDCSIANDDLSIRKGGESVDWIKQLQQELNQVLGTNLTVDGVLGPATTAAIKQFQQKAGLTADGVYGPATADALSKALAELNKSAQNTTTQTTSQAKALLKTLTINIYSDGSYEIK, from the coding sequence ATGAAAATAATAGACATCTCTAATCACAATCCAGTTCAGGACGCAACTAAAGTAAAAAATGCAGGTTATGCAGGCGTGATTGTAAAAGCAACAGAAGGGAAGACATACGTAGACCCAACATTTCAGACTAATGTCTCAAAATTATCGCAAGCTGGTATGCTATTCGGCACATATCATTTTGCAAGACCTGACAACAACCAGCCTGAAGATGAGACAACGAATTACTACAGGCAAATTGCTTCATTAACAACAAAATTACCGCCAATCTTAGACATCGAGGTAAATTGCAATTTAGGCAAAGATGCTCTAACTAACTGGATATTGCGATTTATTACAGCTATGAAAAAACTGACAGGCAAAGACTGCATTATTTACACATATACAAGCTATCTCAATTCAAAATTAGACTATTCTAAACTGCAAAACTATAACTTTTGGATAGCAGACTATGGCAGTAAAGAGCCTGAAATTCCGCACATAATGTGGCAGTACACAAATAAAGAAAATGTACCGGAAATCGGTATCTGTGATTGTAGCATTGCCAACGACGATTTATCAATTCGGAAAGGAGGCGAAAGTGTGGATTGGATAAAACAATTACAACAAGAGCTCAACCAAGTATTAGGGACGAACCTGACAGTTGACGGCGTATTAGGACCTGCTACAACAGCAGCTATAAAGCAATTTCAGCAAAAAGCAGGTTTGACGGCTGATGGCGTATATGGCCCTGCAACAGCCGATGCTTTATCAAAGGCATTGGCAGAGCTTAATAAGTCTGCACAAAATACAACAACACAAACGACATCACAGGCTAAGGCACTTTTAAAAACGCTCACAATAAACATCTATTCAGATGGATCTTATGAAATAAAATAA
- a CDS encoding DUF3800 domain-containing protein, giving the protein MGQVYNIYCDESCHLEHDDSKVMVIGGIWCPKNKIKYISDKIKDLKIKHGIKPNFEVKWVKVSPNKIEFYSDMIKLFLKETDLHFRCLIVSDKTKLRHFDFNQDHNTFYDKMYYLMLCNIIDTSNSYNIYIDIKDTHTNEKSKILAKYLRNKYYDYNCNIIKKIQPVNSSEIQLMQLVDILIGAVSYINRDLKSSEAKLRITKELKEQSGLALNHSTSFFSKKINIFVWDPS; this is encoded by the coding sequence ATGGGCCAGGTATATAATATATATTGTGACGAGAGTTGTCATTTAGAACATGATGACAGTAAAGTAATGGTCATTGGAGGAATTTGGTGCCCTAAAAATAAAATAAAATATATTTCAGACAAGATAAAAGATCTAAAGATCAAGCATGGTATTAAACCAAATTTTGAAGTTAAATGGGTAAAAGTATCTCCTAATAAGATAGAATTTTATTCCGATATGATAAAGTTATTTTTAAAAGAAACAGATTTACATTTTAGATGCTTAATAGTATCAGACAAAACAAAATTAAGGCATTTTGATTTTAACCAAGACCATAATACTTTTTATGATAAAATGTATTATCTTATGTTATGTAATATTATCGATACATCAAATTCGTACAATATTTATATTGATATTAAAGATACTCATACTAACGAAAAAAGTAAAATTCTTGCTAAATATTTGAGAAACAAATATTATGACTATAATTGTAATATAATAAAAAAAATACAACCAGTTAATTCATCAGAAATTCAACTTATGCAGCTTGTGGATATTCTTATTGGAGCAGTTTCATATATAAATAGGGATCTAAAAAGCAGTGAGGCAAAGCTGCGTATAACGAAAGAACTAAAGGAGCAATCAGGTTTAGCCTTAAATCATTCAACTAGCTTTTTTTCAAAGAAAATTAATATCTTTGTATGGGATCCATCTTAG